Proteins co-encoded in one Merismopedia glauca CCAP 1448/3 genomic window:
- a CDS encoding thiol-disulfide oxidoreductase DCC family protein, whose product MTYYVIYDGNCNLCVTLVQQLEKLDQGKLFTYAPMQDEVTLTRFGITAQDCEMGMILIDGKDPQTRWQGSDAAEEIARLLPAGSGLVSAYRGLPGVKWVGDRFYEQIRDNRYQLFGKRSSTYNSPYPIGCQSGNCEV is encoded by the coding sequence ATGACTTACTATGTTATTTATGACGGTAATTGTAATTTGTGCGTCACCTTAGTTCAACAGTTAGAAAAGTTGGATCAAGGCAAGTTATTTACATATGCACCAATGCAAGATGAAGTGACTTTAACTCGGTTTGGAATTACAGCCCAAGATTGCGAAATGGGCATGATTTTAATTGATGGTAAAGATCCTCAAACTAGATGGCAAGGAAGTGATGCTGCTGAAGAAATTGCGAGACTATTACCAGCAGGATCTGGGTTAGTTAGCGCCTATCGAGGTTTACCTGGTGTAAAGTGGGTAGGCGATCGCTTTTACGAACAAATCCGCGACAATCGCTATCAACTATTTGGAAAGCGTTCTAGCACCTATAATTCTCCCTATCCAATTGGTTGTCAGAGTGGAAATTGTGAGGTGTAA
- the hpsJ-A gene encoding HpsJ-like protein, cyanoexosortase A-associated, which produces MDRQVEKPQTFINLLRPIGYGLLLLVVFDAIAILIPPKFFSPTWEFNTIGNLVNRVPLILLGFGTIFYGSHEAKTKKDKIVWQFWRWLTLIVATLFLLMAPLLVVNSFRIKNQTDTQVTTEVTQQLTRLNQLENQVKAGSSLDVKNSILQINPQLDLNNKTPDEIKIQLLKEIASSKQNARQTVEQKWQANRLELTKNTVKWFMGTIVAATLLFWIWRFTA; this is translated from the coding sequence ATGGATAGACAAGTAGAAAAACCACAGACTTTTATTAATCTACTACGTCCCATCGGTTATGGACTATTACTGTTAGTTGTATTTGATGCGATCGCTATTCTAATTCCTCCCAAATTCTTTAGTCCTACCTGGGAATTTAATACTATTGGTAACTTAGTTAACCGAGTTCCATTAATATTATTAGGATTTGGGACAATTTTTTATGGGAGTCACGAAGCTAAAACTAAAAAAGATAAAATTGTTTGGCAATTTTGGCGCTGGTTAACATTAATAGTAGCCACTTTGTTTTTACTCATGGCACCTTTACTAGTGGTTAATTCTTTCCGAATTAAAAATCAAACAGATACTCAAGTTACCACCGAAGTTACTCAACAGTTAACCCGTTTAAATCAATTAGAAAATCAAGTAAAAGCGGGGAGTTCTCTTGATGTTAAAAATAGTATTTTACAAATAAATCCTCAACTAGACTTAAATAACAAAACTCCTGATGAGATCAAAATTCAGCTTTTAAAAGAGATTGCTTCCAGCAAACAAAATGCTAGGCAAACTGTCGAACAAAAATGGCAAGCTAACCGCCTAGAACTTACTAAAAATACGGTAAAATGGTTTATGGGAACTATTGTAGCGGCAACTTTGCTATTCTGGATTTGGCGTTTTACTGCTTAG
- a CDS encoding glycosyltransferase family 4 protein: MSQPQINHEIKIAWLLTSGFYYWHPMLSALSKIFPKTKVFTATWNGFAAGFENSFVVDFVGERKEIFLSKGKSLYGNKFTYLSPNILPKLLAFRPNVIFSNSFGIWTIIALLFKPIGKWQVAIAYEGSSPGVDYRNSVTRLFLRRQMVKLADACISNSQAGKAYLIEVLQASPIQVFAHPYEVPSLTTLTQAKPIPELEQLPHPIFLFIGSTIARKGLILLLEACTYLQQQGKDNYTLLIVGDGEQKSELEAFCDQNKLTKCVRWIGRVNYDELGAYLTCADVFILPTLEDTWGVVISEAMIVGKAILCSKFAGAVEMIQDGENGYSFNPNNVQELSEKMIKFIDNQELAAIMGKKSQEIMKQYTPEAAANLMSQVVESILKF; this comes from the coding sequence ATGTCGCAGCCACAAATTAATCATGAAATCAAAATTGCTTGGCTATTAACTTCAGGATTTTATTACTGGCATCCTATGTTAAGCGCCCTCAGTAAGATATTTCCGAAAACCAAAGTTTTCACTGCTACATGGAATGGCTTCGCCGCAGGATTTGAAAATTCATTTGTGGTCGATTTTGTAGGTGAAAGAAAAGAGATTTTTTTAAGTAAAGGGAAAAGTCTCTACGGAAATAAATTTACTTATCTATCGCCAAATATCCTCCCTAAACTATTAGCCTTTCGACCAAATGTCATCTTTTCTAACTCATTTGGCATATGGACTATAATAGCCTTACTATTTAAACCAATAGGTAAGTGGCAAGTTGCGATCGCTTATGAAGGTAGTTCCCCAGGTGTAGATTATCGTAATTCTGTCACTAGGTTATTCCTGCGCCGCCAAATGGTTAAATTAGCCGATGCTTGTATTAGTAATAGTCAAGCAGGTAAAGCCTATTTAATAGAAGTTTTGCAAGCATCTCCTATTCAAGTTTTTGCCCATCCCTATGAAGTTCCATCTTTAACAACTCTAACTCAAGCTAAACCCATACCAGAATTAGAACAATTACCACATCCCATATTTCTATTTATTGGTAGTACTATTGCCCGAAAAGGTTTAATTCTGTTACTGGAAGCTTGCACTTACTTACAACAACAAGGAAAAGATAACTATACTCTTTTAATAGTAGGTGATGGGGAGCAAAAGTCAGAACTAGAAGCATTTTGCGACCAAAACAAATTGACTAAATGCGTCCGTTGGATTGGCAGAGTCAATTATGATGAATTAGGGGCCTACTTAACCTGTGCTGATGTGTTCATCTTACCAACTTTAGAAGATACTTGGGGAGTTGTAATTTCAGAAGCAATGATCGTAGGCAAAGCCATTTTATGCTCTAAATTCGCTGGTGCTGTCGAAATGATTCAGGATGGAGAAAATGGCTATAGTTTTAACCCGAACAATGTTCAAGAATTAAGTGAAAAAATGATTAAGTTCATCGACAATCAAGAACTAGCCGCAATCATGGGGAAAAAATCTCAAGAAATTATGAAGCAATATACTCCAGAAGCGGCTGCTAACTTAATGTCTCAAGTAGTAGAGTCAATTTTGAAATTCTAA
- a CDS encoding DMT family transporter, whose product MNLNLDAWILVFIAGINTCIGNLFLKKSRLVATDQSLFSLLFSPWFIGGLIFFGINVIIFTKSLDKLPVSIAYPVLAGLGFCLLAITGNLLFGERLAGSQLWGVVLILAGIIIVSRS is encoded by the coding sequence ATGAATCTTAATTTGGATGCCTGGATTTTAGTATTTATAGCTGGAATAAATACTTGTATTGGCAATTTATTCCTGAAAAAATCTCGTTTAGTAGCGACAGATCAAAGTCTATTTTCCCTATTGTTTTCCCCTTGGTTTATTGGGGGGTTGATATTTTTTGGAATTAACGTCATCATCTTTACTAAGTCCTTAGATAAGTTACCTGTTTCGATTGCATATCCAGTCTTGGCTGGTTTGGGTTTTTGTCTTTTGGCTATTACCGGAAATTTACTATTCGGGGAACGTCTAGCAGGGAGTCAATTGTGGGGAGTAGTTTTAATTTTGGCAGGAATTATTATAGTTTCTCGTTCTTAA
- a CDS encoding winged helix-turn-helix transcriptional regulator — protein sequence MNLTESQTYQISCTVETTLKVIAGRWKVLILRDLSDGVKRFGELERNLVGITHKMLAQQLKELEADGIIHREVYAQVPPKVEYSLTELGTTLQPVLEAMHNWGIHYLQTRNYVLDSSKIYDDSDKASFTSDFL from the coding sequence ATGAATTTAACCGAATCGCAAACGTATCAAATTAGCTGTACTGTAGAAACAACTCTTAAGGTAATCGCTGGTCGATGGAAAGTTTTAATTTTAAGAGACTTGAGCGATGGGGTGAAAAGATTTGGAGAGTTAGAACGCAATCTAGTGGGAATTACTCACAAAATGCTAGCTCAACAACTTAAAGAATTAGAAGCAGATGGCATTATTCATCGAGAAGTTTATGCTCAAGTTCCCCCTAAAGTTGAATACTCTCTCACTGAATTAGGAACGACTTTACAACCAGTTTTAGAAGCCATGCATAATTGGGGAATTCACTATTTACAAACTAGGAATTATGTACTCGATTCTTCAAAAATATACGATGATTCTGATAAAGCCTCTTTTACTTCTGACTTCTTATGA
- a CDS encoding glycosyltransferase family 4 protein, translated as MGNDYPPAAINPLIITTSDINGGAARAAYRLHQGLKNLDVPSQMLVHTKMSGDRTVMTQTSLLSKMAPMMNRLPLIFYPHRQGGIFSPQWFPDKIQQGVAQLNPNIISLHWVSNGYLQIETLARLKKPLVWTLHDFWVFTGGCHYPQQCDRYTKSCGNCPHLSSQTQWDLSHWIWRRKAKIYPDLNLTLVAPSYWLAQAIRQSSLGQNLPLEVIPHGLNTDVYQPIPQEIARKILNLPQDKHLILFGADSGSFFDRRKGLHLLYGALQKFPQTQPEKPVELVFFGVADSQSTTRHHGWTAHYLGRFYDDVSLALIYAAADVTVVPSMEEAFGQTASESLACGTPVVAFADTGIADIVEHQINGYLASPFDVQDLAAGISWVLDDTLRRQKLGYLARASALKKFTLQLQAERYLSLFSKILGK; from the coding sequence ATGGGCAATGATTACCCTCCAGCAGCAATCAATCCCCTAATTATTACCACATCGGATATTAATGGTGGTGCAGCCCGTGCAGCTTATCGTCTTCATCAAGGTTTAAAAAACCTAGATGTACCTTCTCAAATGTTGGTACATACCAAAATGAGTGGCGATCGCACAGTCATGACTCAGACATCTTTATTATCAAAGATGGCACCTATGATGAATCGATTACCACTCATTTTTTATCCCCATCGCCAAGGAGGGATATTTTCTCCGCAGTGGTTTCCCGATAAGATTCAACAGGGAGTGGCTCAATTAAATCCTAATATAATTAGTTTGCACTGGGTGAGTAACGGCTACTTACAAATTGAAACCTTAGCGCGACTAAAAAAACCTTTAGTTTGGACTTTACATGACTTTTGGGTATTTACTGGCGGCTGTCACTATCCCCAGCAATGCGATCGCTATACTAAAAGCTGTGGCAATTGCCCTCATCTTTCCAGTCAAACTCAGTGGGATTTATCTCATTGGATTTGGCGGCGCAAAGCCAAAATTTACCCCGATCTTAATTTAACTTTAGTAGCACCTAGTTATTGGCTAGCCCAAGCCATCAGACAAAGTTCTTTAGGTCAAAATCTGCCTTTAGAAGTCATTCCCCACGGACTAAATACCGATGTTTATCAACCAATTCCTCAAGAGATAGCCAGAAAAATTCTGAATTTACCTCAAGATAAACATCTAATTTTATTTGGAGCCGATAGCGGGTCTTTTTTTGATCGCAGAAAGGGATTACATCTACTCTATGGTGCTTTACAAAAGTTCCCTCAAACCCAACCAGAAAAGCCAGTAGAACTGGTATTTTTTGGGGTGGCTGACTCGCAATCAACCACCCGACATCATGGCTGGACAGCCCATTATTTGGGGCGATTTTATGATGATGTGAGTCTCGCCCTCATCTACGCTGCAGCTGATGTTACAGTAGTACCGTCAATGGAAGAAGCCTTTGGACAAACCGCTTCCGAGTCATTAGCTTGCGGAACCCCTGTAGTAGCTTTTGCTGATACTGGAATTGCAGATATTGTCGAACATCAAATCAATGGCTATTTAGCTTCTCCCTTCGACGTGCAAGACTTAGCCGCAGGAATTAGCTGGGTGTTAGACGACACCTTGCGCCGTCAGAAGTTAGGCTATCTGGCTCGCGCTAGTGCCCTCAAAAAGTTTACCTTACAACTAC
- the crtA gene encoding cyanoexosortase A codes for MFKLYINSIHLNQLNTWLLIIGGGLVLNHLSLVWKVDQDELLGNSLLLWVAVCLLIWKKRHLLNFNSQPFSTSIGLFLVSFILVRSSSITETNFFVRLSPAISLVGWSLLASGIRGVQQYVKELLILCCLILNSTFMSHVFNISAVTAKFAGYLLWYLGFPVTLQGVNIILPTGSVEVNSGCSGYTIILQLLGLSVVFLSMFPNPPIQKIILPLSAMIIGFLVNIARVALMTILVAANQKEAFLYWHQADGSLIFSGIGVAIFASLYHFLNRHNEIEVTESET; via the coding sequence ATGTTCAAACTTTATATTAATTCAATTCATCTAAATCAACTAAATACATGGCTATTAATAATTGGTGGGGGCTTAGTCCTAAACCATCTTAGTTTAGTCTGGAAAGTTGACCAAGATGAATTGCTAGGAAATAGCTTATTACTTTGGGTGGCTGTTTGTTTATTAATTTGGAAAAAACGCCATCTTCTAAATTTTAATAGTCAGCCATTTTCTACCAGTATTGGTCTATTTCTAGTTAGTTTTATTCTAGTTAGAAGTAGTTCAATTACTGAGACTAACTTCTTTGTCCGCCTTTCTCCCGCAATTTCTTTAGTTGGGTGGAGTTTATTAGCATCAGGAATTAGAGGCGTTCAACAATATGTTAAAGAGTTGTTGATTTTGTGCTGTTTAATATTAAACAGTACTTTTATGTCTCATGTATTTAATATCTCAGCCGTGACAGCTAAATTTGCTGGTTATTTATTATGGTATTTAGGGTTTCCAGTTACTTTACAAGGAGTAAATATAATTTTACCGACAGGTAGTGTTGAAGTCAATTCTGGATGTTCTGGTTATACAATTATTTTGCAACTTTTAGGGTTGTCAGTTGTCTTTTTAAGTATGTTTCCTAACCCCCCCATTCAGAAAATTATTCTGCCTTTAAGTGCTATGATCATTGGATTTTTAGTGAATATTGCACGAGTAGCATTGATGACTATTTTAGTAGCAGCTAATCAAAAAGAAGCCTTTCTTTATTGGCATCAAGCAGATGGCTCTTTAATCTTTTCAGGGATTGGAGTTGCCATTTTTGCATCGTTATATCATTTTTTAAATCGCCATAATGAGATAGAAGTTACAGAATCAGAAACATAA
- a CDS encoding bifunctional serine/threonine-protein kinase/formylglycine-generating enzyme family protein, producing the protein MQLWQPNQSIQNGKYIIEKPIGSGGFGITYKARDTYLDRLVAIKTLNPQRQLEATFATEHQKFVTEAQRLARCPHRYIVPIYDLIQESGLYGMVMEYVAGEDLASHIENRGVFPEAEAIAIIEQVGEALQFIHDEIRLLHRDIKPHNIILRPNTKLPVLIDFGLAREFELGKSLSLTDQKTPGYAPPEQYDKRGKFGAYTDVYALSATLYVLLTGKPPLPAIYRDQVPLAEPKQHNPKISDRVNQAIMKGMELLPQKRPQSVKEWLDLLGKPTTKQSDSNAVVLKTFQFEVVTLKVEKRGLFGINTALVQSKTTKQAEYFTEDLGGGITLDMVSIPGGTFMMGSPAGEGYDHEKPQHQVTISPFFMGKFTVTQAQWQAVAKFTKIDRDLKPDPSWFKGANRPVESVSWDDAMEFCARLSRHTGQSYRLPSEAEWEYACRAGTTTPFHVGETITTDLANYRGEDTYGSEPKGIYRKQTTYVGTFPANAFGLYDMHGNVNEWCADALHKNYDGAPTDGKAWGNGENMAISVLRGGSWYFSPNGCRSGCRGSNERDNGYSQLGFRVVFVPGRIF; encoded by the coding sequence ATGCAACTTTGGCAACCCAATCAATCAATTCAAAATGGTAAATACATCATTGAAAAACCGATTGGAAGTGGCGGATTTGGGATTACTTACAAAGCCAGAGACACCTATTTAGATCGATTAGTCGCCATCAAAACCCTCAACCCCCAGCGACAACTAGAAGCGACTTTTGCCACAGAACACCAGAAATTTGTCACCGAAGCCCAACGTTTAGCCAGATGTCCTCATCGCTATATCGTACCCATATATGACCTGATTCAAGAATCAGGGTTGTATGGGATGGTGATGGAATATGTAGCTGGAGAAGATTTAGCCAGTCATATCGAAAATCGGGGCGTGTTTCCTGAAGCAGAAGCTATAGCTATTATCGAGCAAGTTGGTGAAGCCCTGCAATTTATCCATGATGAGATTAGATTACTGCATCGAGATATCAAGCCCCATAACATTATTTTACGCCCTAATACCAAATTACCAGTCTTAATCGATTTTGGACTAGCCCGTGAATTTGAGTTAGGTAAATCTCTCAGTTTGACAGATCAGAAAACTCCTGGCTATGCACCCCCAGAGCAATACGATAAACGGGGTAAATTTGGGGCTTATACAGATGTTTACGCTTTATCTGCCACTCTATACGTTTTATTAACTGGAAAGCCGCCGTTACCAGCGATTTATCGAGATCAAGTGCCTTTAGCCGAACCCAAGCAGCACAACCCGAAAATTAGTGACAGGGTGAATCAAGCAATTATGAAGGGGATGGAATTATTACCCCAAAAGCGCCCTCAGTCAGTTAAAGAATGGTTGGATTTGCTAGGTAAACCTACTACTAAACAATCCGATTCAAATGCAGTTGTTTTAAAAACATTTCAATTTGAGGTAGTGACTTTAAAAGTTGAAAAAAGAGGATTATTTGGTATCAATACTGCTTTAGTGCAGTCTAAAACCACCAAGCAAGCAGAATACTTTACTGAAGACTTGGGTGGAGGGATAACCCTAGACATGGTATCGATACCTGGTGGTACATTTATGATGGGTTCGCCAGCAGGTGAAGGATATGATCATGAGAAGCCGCAGCATCAAGTTACTATTTCACCCTTCTTCATGGGCAAATTTACCGTGACTCAGGCACAATGGCAAGCTGTAGCCAAATTCACCAAAATTGACCGCGATCTCAAACCAGACCCCTCATGGTTTAAAGGAGCCAATAGACCTGTAGAATCGGTATCTTGGGACGATGCAATGGAATTTTGCGCTAGGTTATCTCGCCATACAGGGCAAAGCTATCGTCTACCTAGCGAAGCGGAATGGGAATATGCCTGTCGTGCGGGAACTACAACACCATTCCATGTTGGGGAAACGATAACCACAGATTTAGCTAATTATAGAGGTGAGGATACATATGGTTCGGAACCAAAAGGAATTTATCGAAAACAAACAACATATGTAGGTACGTTTCCAGCTAATGCATTTGGTTTGTACGATATGCATGGCAATGTGAACGAATGGTGTGCTGACGCTTTGCATAAAAATTACGATGGTGCGCCAACAGATGGCAAAGCTTGGGGAAATGGCGAAAATATGGCTATTTCTGTGTTGCGGGGCGGTTCTTGGTACTTCTCTCCTAATGGCTGTCGTTCCGGTTGCCGTGGCAGTAATGAGCGCGACAACGGCTACAGTCAACTCGGTTTTCGCGTTGTATTCGTTCCTGGCAGGATTTTTTAG
- a CDS encoding pirin family protein gives MTYTIHHSDKRGSTQIDWLDSRHTFSFGHFRDPHRMGFRALRVINDDRVNPGGGFAPHSHQDMEIITYILEGELEHKDSLGNGAVIRPGEAQIMSAGTGITHSEYNPSSTNPVHLLQIWILPDTQGLAPRYDQKEFPLAERRGKLRAIAAKDGRDGAVIIHQNVDLYVAVLESNETVTHQLQPNRHAWLQVGKGEVNLNGHNLQAGDGVAISNQPQIEISTGTKAEILLFDLD, from the coding sequence ATGACTTACACCATCCACCACAGCGACAAACGGGGTTCCACCCAAATTGACTGGTTAGATAGCCGCCACACCTTCTCTTTTGGTCACTTTCGCGATCCTCATCGGATGGGATTTCGCGCTTTGCGCGTCATCAACGACGATCGCGTCAATCCAGGAGGGGGTTTTGCTCCCCACAGTCACCAAGATATGGAAATTATCACCTATATTCTAGAGGGTGAATTGGAACATAAAGATAGTTTGGGTAACGGCGCGGTAATTCGTCCAGGAGAGGCTCAAATCATGAGTGCCGGGACAGGGATTACTCATAGCGAGTATAACCCTTCTTCGACCAATCCAGTCCATTTGCTGCAAATCTGGATTCTTCCTGATACTCAAGGGTTAGCTCCCAGGTACGATCAAAAAGAATTTCCCTTAGCTGAAAGAAGGGGTAAACTCCGCGCGATCGCGGCTAAAGATGGACGAGACGGTGCTGTAATCATTCACCAAAATGTAGACTTGTACGTTGCGGTTCTCGAATCCAACGAAACTGTCACCCATCAACTACAACCAAATCGCCATGCTTGGCTACAAGTAGGAAAAGGAGAAGTGAATTTAAATGGTCATAATTTACAAGCAGGTGATGGTGTAGCGATTAGCAACCAGCCACAAATCGAAATTTCTACAGGTACAAAGGCAGAAATTCTCTTATTTGACCTAGATTGA
- a CDS encoding cyanoexosortase A system-associated protein: MISWHQIRFGLLVFTGCSLLIFLGKSIFFPHVANQESISKYTFPDRITLAGWEPLDSQPLNNKYPQPPKLVSSRVYQYRQQTITLTIEMRYTVEKGGNLIEFVKEYTPSQISSLGTAAREDRYQESTGFYTLFTSNNQAYLVSCINPRGSSTITAQQFNSNRYKYDLELPRLVSWLMGTENLRDLRCLWTQLSIPLQKLPQKKAYSLLESAWIEWYKWWYPHFPKV; this comes from the coding sequence ATGATTAGCTGGCATCAAATTCGATTCGGTTTATTAGTTTTTACTGGTTGCAGTCTTTTGATCTTCCTTGGTAAATCTATTTTTTTCCCTCATGTAGCTAATCAAGAAAGTATTTCTAAATATACATTTCCAGATCGAATTACTTTAGCTGGATGGGAACCTTTGGATAGTCAACCTTTAAACAATAAATATCCCCAACCACCAAAACTCGTTTCTAGTCGAGTTTATCAATACCGCCAACAAACCATTACCCTGACGATTGAAATGCGTTATACCGTAGAAAAAGGGGGGAATTTGATAGAATTTGTGAAAGAGTATACCCCTTCTCAAATTTCATCTTTAGGGACTGCGGCTAGAGAAGATCGTTATCAAGAATCAACTGGTTTTTATACCTTATTTACTAGTAATAACCAAGCTTATCTAGTCAGTTGTATTAATCCCCGTGGTAGTAGTACTATTACCGCCCAACAATTTAATAGTAATCGTTACAAATACGATCTAGAATTACCTAGACTAGTGAGTTGGCTGATGGGTACAGAGAATCTACGGGATTTACGTTGCTTATGGACACAGCTATCAATACCTCTCCAGAAATTACCTCAAAAGAAAGCTTATTCGCTACTAGAATCAGCTTGGATTGAGTGGTATAAATGGTGGTATCCTCATTTTCCCAAAGTATAA
- a CDS encoding nitroreductase family protein produces the protein MDKPANNQYPIHELLQKRWSPLAFSEQAVEAEKICSLLEAARWSASCFNEQPWQYIIATKDNPTEFAKLLNCLVEANQEWAKNAPVLMLSVARLQFTKNGKDNKHAWHDVGAASNSLTIQGMALGLYVHQMGGFDPQTARETYGIPEGYEPVAAIALGYLGDPHALSEKLQEREFADRQRLSLDSFVFTGKWGETSPIFNS, from the coding sequence TTGGATAAACCAGCCAATAATCAGTATCCCATTCATGAACTACTCCAAAAACGGTGGAGTCCTCTAGCTTTTTCCGAGCAAGCAGTTGAAGCAGAGAAAATCTGTAGTTTGTTAGAAGCTGCTAGATGGTCTGCTTCTTGTTTTAACGAACAACCTTGGCAATATATTATCGCTACCAAAGATAATCCGACTGAATTTGCCAAATTGCTGAATTGTTTGGTAGAAGCTAACCAAGAATGGGCGAAAAATGCTCCTGTATTGATGTTATCTGTAGCTAGATTGCAATTTACCAAAAATGGCAAAGATAACAAACACGCTTGGCACGATGTTGGTGCAGCTAGTAATAGTTTAACCATTCAAGGGATGGCTTTGGGGCTATACGTACACCAAATGGGTGGGTTCGATCCGCAAACAGCGAGAGAAACCTATGGGATTCCTGAAGGATACGAACCAGTAGCGGCGATCGCTTTAGGTTATCTCGGCGATCCCCACGCACTTTCAGAAAAGCTCCAAGAGCGAGAATTTGCAGACCGTCAGCGCCTATCTCTAGATAGCTTCGTCTTTACCGGAAAATGGGGCGAAACATCCCCAATCTTCAATTCCTAA
- a CDS encoding glycosyltransferase has translation MSRVKPENRLMLFDLSIYGHHPTYIRYLINYWQENELSGSLDIVVIPKFLEVHGEVVELLEKKPNFSIKFVSISLAEAANLNFTKSSFKRNIRYFQEWAILCKYARLLSATHCLAMYFDTYQLPLFLGSKPPCQVSGIYFKPTFHYQYLTPTSSNWKQKLQEFREKFILANILKNLQLSTLFSLDNYVIKYLDRFPNAAKVIPLPDPIATTQVKVTSVDNLRERLGIDPNIQIFLVFGALTPRKGISELLEAISLLSEELCDRFCLLLVGEASLENQTQFLSQIANLQQQKPIQIISHFEFVGESEVPIYFQLADLVLAPYQRHVGMSGILLLAAAAGKPVLSSDYGLMGQVVREYQLGMVVDAGNPEAIAQGLTKFLLHSGDVIGDRSQMSAFVAANSAERFAEVIFHRILSHES, from the coding sequence ATGTCACGAGTCAAACCAGAAAATAGATTGATGCTATTTGATTTATCAATCTATGGTCATCACCCTACTTACATTCGCTATCTAATTAACTATTGGCAGGAAAATGAGTTATCTGGAAGCTTAGATATAGTTGTAATTCCCAAATTTTTGGAAGTGCATGGTGAGGTAGTAGAATTACTAGAAAAAAAGCCCAATTTCTCGATAAAATTTGTGTCAATCTCCTTGGCTGAAGCTGCCAATTTAAATTTCACTAAATCTTCGTTTAAAAGAAACATTCGTTATTTCCAGGAATGGGCAATATTATGCAAATATGCTCGTTTATTATCAGCAACACATTGCTTAGCCATGTATTTTGATACTTATCAACTACCCTTATTTTTGGGTAGTAAACCACCTTGTCAGGTATCAGGAATTTATTTTAAACCAACTTTTCACTATCAATATTTAACCCCAACATCTTCTAATTGGAAACAAAAACTACAAGAATTTAGAGAGAAATTTATCCTCGCTAATATTCTCAAAAATCTGCAATTATCAACTTTGTTTTCTCTAGATAATTATGTAATTAAATATCTAGATAGATTTCCTAATGCAGCTAAAGTCATTCCCTTACCAGATCCAATCGCCACGACTCAGGTTAAAGTAACCTCAGTAGATAATTTGCGAGAAAGACTAGGTATCGATCCAAATATCCAAATATTTCTAGTATTTGGGGCTTTAACACCTAGAAAAGGCATTAGTGAGTTACTCGAAGCGATTAGTTTACTGAGTGAGGAATTGTGCGATCGCTTTTGTTTACTATTGGTAGGAGAAGCTAGCCTGGAAAATCAAACCCAGTTTCTCTCCCAAATTGCCAATCTTCAACAGCAAAAACCAATCCAAATTATCTCCCATTTTGAGTTTGTCGGCGAGTCGGAAGTCCCGATTTACTTTCAGTTAGCAGATTTAGTTTTAGCACCCTATCAGCGTCATGTGGGGATGAGTGGTATTTTACTACTAGCCGCAGCAGCAGGTAAACCTGTTTTGAGTTCAGATTACGGTTTAATGGGACAAGTAGTGAGGGAATATCAATTAGGAATGGTAGTAGATGCTGGTAACCCAGAGGCGATCGCTCAGGGGTTGACCAAATTTCTGTTACATTCAGGAGATGTAATTGGCGATCGTTCCCAAATGTCAGCTTTTGTCGCAGCGAATTCTGCTGAACGGTTTGCAGAAGTTATTTTCCATCGTATTTTGTCTCATGAATCTTAA